The uncultured Roseibium sp. DNA segment GCGTCCCCGAATAGATGCGCTGCACCCCCATGGAGAGGAAAACGGTTGGCACATCGGCAAGGAGCGCGAAGGCAATCCCGACGCCGGCAAGGACAAATCCGACCGCGTAGCCGCTGAACAGCATCACTATCAGCGCCAATAACATGGCAATCGGCCAAGCATACTCAGCTATCATTACGCAATTCCGTCTGGCTGGACTGTTCCGCGCGCTGTTGGGTTATTGTGCCGAGGGAATGGTCATGGTGTGTCTCGACCTGATCGAGATCGCCGCGACGTAACTGGCCGATGACACTGATTGCATGCACGATGGCGGAGATTCCGAGCAGCACAAAAGAAACCGGCAACGCCCCCTTGATAAGCCAATGCGCGGTGAGGCCGCCCTGGATTGATCCCTCCCCGGTTTGCCACGCCACCAGCGCGAAATGGGTCCCGTACCACCCCATTACGATACAGAGGGGCAAGAGCAGGAAAATATCGCCAAATATGGAAATCGCAGCTCGCGTTCGGCGCGACATGTTGAGGGCCATGAAATCCACCGTAACATGTCGATCTTCGAAGTAGGCCCATATGCCGCCGAACAGAACGATCAAAGCGAAAATATACCACTGAAGATCCACGAGACTGTTGACCGTCAATGCCGTTCCGAAGACTGGCAAGCGCACACCCCAGTCAACAAGAGTGGATATGCCCAGTTTCGCAGCGACAACCGAGGCTATGATCGACAGGCCCAGAGGAAGGATCAGCCACGAGAT contains these protein-coding regions:
- a CDS encoding TRAP transporter small permease subunit: MTSKPSIGQSLLCLPGKLISWLILPLGLSIIASVVAAKLGISTLVDWGVRLPVFGTALTVNSLVDLQWYIFALIVLFGGIWAYFEDRHVTVDFMALNMSRRTRAAISIFGDIFLLLPLCIVMGWYGTHFALVAWQTGEGSIQGGLTAHWLIKGALPVSFVLLGISAIVHAISVIGQLRRGDLDQVETHHDHSLGTITQQRAEQSSQTELRNDS